A window of Proteus columbae contains these coding sequences:
- the rpmI gene encoding 50S ribosomal protein L35 codes for MPKIKTVRGAAKRFKKTAGGGFKRKHANLRHILTKKSTKRKRHLRPKGMVSKGDLGLVVACLPYA; via the coding sequence ATGCCAAAGATTAAAACAGTACGCGGCGCAGCTAAGCGCTTTAAAAAAACTGCTGGTGGTGGCTTCAAGCGCAAACATGCTAACCTCCGTCACATTCTGACTAAAAAGTCAACTAAGCGTAAACGTCATTTACGTCCAAAAGGCATGGTCTCTAAAGGAGATTTAGGTCTGGTCGTAGCTTGCTTACCATACGCATAA
- the pheS gene encoding phenylalanine--tRNA ligase subunit alpha: MPHLAELVAQAKAAIEEAQDVAALDSVRVEYLGKKGHLTLQMSTLRDLPAEDRPAAGAVINQAKQEVQQALNTRKDYLESALLNERLSAEKIDVSLPGRRIENGGLHPVTRTIERIETFFGELGFSVESGPEIEDDYHNFDALNIPAHHPARADHDTFWFDAKRLLRTQTSGVQIRTMQDKQPPIRIIAPGRVYRNDYDQTHTPMFHQIEGLIVDKDISFTNLKGTLHDFLKNFFEEDMEIRFRPSYFPFTEPSAEVDVMGKNGKWLEVLGCGMVHPNVLRNVGIDPEVYSGFAFGMGMERLTMLRYGVTDLRSFFENDLRFLKQFK, from the coding sequence ATGCCACATCTCGCTGAACTCGTTGCTCAAGCTAAAGCAGCTATCGAAGAGGCACAGGATGTTGCTGCGCTGGATTCGGTTCGTGTTGAATACTTGGGGAAAAAAGGTCATTTAACGCTTCAGATGTCCACGCTGCGCGACTTACCCGCGGAAGATCGTCCAGCTGCAGGGGCTGTCATTAATCAGGCTAAACAAGAGGTTCAGCAAGCGCTGAATACTCGTAAAGATTATCTTGAATCAGCATTATTAAACGAACGTTTATCTGCTGAGAAAATCGATGTGTCTTTGCCTGGTCGCCGTATTGAAAACGGTGGTCTACACCCAGTAACTCGTACAATTGAACGTATTGAAACTTTCTTTGGCGAATTAGGGTTTTCTGTAGAATCTGGCCCTGAAATCGAAGATGATTATCATAACTTTGATGCGTTGAATATTCCTGCACATCACCCAGCAAGAGCCGACCACGATACTTTCTGGTTTGATGCGAAGCGTTTACTGCGTACACAAACATCAGGTGTACAAATTCGTACCATGCAAGATAAACAGCCGCCTATTCGCATCATTGCACCAGGCCGTGTATATCGTAACGACTACGATCAGACTCACACACCAATGTTCCACCAAATTGAAGGCTTAATTGTTGATAAAGACATTAGCTTTACCAATTTAAAAGGAACACTTCATGATTTCCTAAAAAACTTCTTTGAAGAAGATATGGAAATTCGTTTCCGTCCTTCTTATTTCCCATTCACTGAGCCTTCAGCAGAGGTCGATGTAATGGGTAAGAATGGTAAATGGTTAGAAGTGTTGGGTTGCGGTATGGTTCACCCAAATGTATTACGTAATGTAGGTATCGATCCTGAAGTTTATTCAGGTTTTGCGTTCGGTATGGGTATGGAACGTCTGACTATGTTACGTTACGGTGTCACCGATTTGCGTTCATTCTTCGAAAATGATCTTCGTTTCCTCAAACAGTTTAAATAA
- the pheM gene encoding pheST operon leader peptide PheM codes for MLNIAFFRFFFYFSA; via the coding sequence ATGTTAAATATCGCTTTTTTCCGTTTCTTTTTTTACTTTAGCGCCTAA
- the rplT gene encoding 50S ribosomal protein L20, whose protein sequence is MARAKRGVIARARHKKILKQAKGYYGARSRVYRVAFQAVIKAGQYAYRDRRQKKRQFRQLWIARINAAARQNGMSYSRFINGLKKASIEIDRKILADIAVFDKVAFAALVEKAKGALA, encoded by the coding sequence ATGGCTCGTGCTAAACGTGGTGTTATCGCCCGTGCTCGTCACAAGAAAATTTTAAAGCAAGCTAAAGGTTATTACGGTGCACGTTCTCGTGTATATCGTGTAGCTTTCCAGGCTGTTATCAAAGCTGGTCAATATGCGTACCGTGACCGTCGTCAGAAAAAACGTCAGTTCCGTCAGCTGTGGATCGCGCGTATCAACGCAGCAGCTCGTCAGAACGGTATGTCTTATAGCCGTTTCATCAATGGACTGAAAAAAGCATCCATTGAAATCGACCGTAAGATTCTGGCTGACATCGCTGTATTCGACAAAGTAGCATTCGCTGCTTTAGTTGAAAAAGCGAAAGGTGCTCTGGCTTAA
- the infC gene encoding translation initiation factor IF-3 — MKGGKRIQSTRQNRINGEIRAHEVRLTGLDGEQIGVVSLKEALEKAEEAGADLVEISPNAEPPVCRIMDYGKFLYEKSKTLKEQKKKQKVIQVKEVKFRPGTDEGDYQVKLRNLIRFLEDGDKAKVTLRFRGREMAHQQIGMEMLNRIREDLDELAAVESFPNKIEGRQMIMVLAPKKK, encoded by the coding sequence ATTAAAGGCGGAAAAAGAATTCAATCAACGCGTCAGAATCGCATCAATGGTGAGATTCGCGCTCATGAAGTTCGTTTAACAGGTTTAGATGGCGAACAGATTGGAGTTGTTAGTCTGAAAGAGGCTCTTGAGAAAGCCGAGGAAGCAGGTGCTGATTTAGTTGAAATTAGTCCTAATGCCGAGCCGCCGGTTTGTCGTATTATGGACTACGGCAAATTCCTCTATGAGAAAAGTAAGACTCTCAAAGAACAGAAAAAGAAACAAAAAGTTATTCAGGTTAAGGAAGTTAAATTCCGTCCTGGTACAGATGAAGGCGACTATCAGGTCAAACTACGCAACCTGATTCGTTTTCTTGAAGATGGCGATAAAGCCAAAGTCACACTGCGTTTCCGTGGTCGTGAAATGGCACACCAACAAATCGGTATGGAAATGCTTAACCGTATCCGTGAAGATTTGGATGAACTGGCTGCTGTTGAATCTTTCCCTAATAAGATTGAAGGGCGTCAGATGATCATGGTGTTAGCGCCGAAGAAGAAATAG
- the thrS gene encoding threonine--tRNA ligase, which translates to MPIITLPDGSQRQFENAVSVMDVAADIGPGLAKACIAGRVNGELVDACELIEHDANLAIITAKDDEGLEIIRHSCAHLLGHAIKQLWPHTKMAIGPVIENGFYYDVDLDHSLTQEDLDTLEKRMLELAKTDYDVIKKRVSWAEARETFVSRGEDYKVAILDENISQDSQPGLYHHQEYVDMCRGPHVPNMRFCHNFKLQKIAGAYWRGNSDNKMLQRIYGTAWADKKQLKAYLDRLEEAAKRDHRKIGKQLDLYHMQEEAPGMAFWHNDGWTIFRELETFVRCKLKEYDYQEVKGPFMMDRVLWEKTGHWENYKENMFTTSSENREYCIKPMNCPGHVQIFKQGLRSYRDLPLRMAEFGSCHRNEPSGALHGLMRVRGFTQDDAHIFCTEEQILSEVNDCIKLIYDVYSTFGFEKIVVKLSTRPEKRIGEDALWDVAEADLAKALTDNNIEFEYQPGEGAFYGPKIEFTLYDCLDRAWQCGTVQLDFSLPGRLGASYVAENNERKVPVMLHRAVLGSLERFIGILTEEYAGFFPTWLAPQQVVVMNITDGQADYVQKLVKELQDAGIRAKADLRNEKIGFKIREHTLRRVPYMLVCGDKEVESGKVAVRTRRGKDLGSIDVNEFKEKLLQEIRSRSLHQLEE; encoded by the coding sequence ATGCCAATTATTACTCTTCCTGACGGAAGCCAACGTCAATTTGAAAATGCAGTTTCTGTCATGGATGTCGCTGCAGATATCGGTCCTGGACTTGCGAAAGCATGTATTGCAGGCCGTGTTAATGGTGAGCTGGTAGATGCTTGTGAATTAATCGAACATGATGCAAATCTGGCGATTATCACCGCAAAAGATGATGAAGGTCTTGAAATTATTCGTCACTCTTGTGCCCACTTATTGGGACATGCAATTAAACAATTATGGCCACACACCAAAATGGCGATTGGTCCTGTTATTGAAAATGGATTCTACTACGATGTCGATTTAGACCATTCGCTAACACAGGAAGATTTAGACACTCTAGAAAAACGCATGCTAGAGTTGGCGAAAACAGATTATGACGTTATTAAAAAACGCGTAAGCTGGGCTGAAGCTCGTGAAACATTTGTTTCTCGTGGTGAAGACTATAAAGTTGCTATTCTTGACGAAAATATTAGCCAAGATTCTCAACCAGGTCTTTATCATCACCAAGAATATGTTGATATGTGCCGTGGACCACACGTTCCAAACATGCGTTTCTGTCATAACTTCAAATTACAGAAAATCGCAGGTGCATATTGGCGCGGTAACAGCGATAATAAAATGCTACAACGCATTTATGGTACAGCTTGGGCTGATAAGAAACAGTTAAAAGCTTACTTAGATCGCTTAGAAGAAGCGGCTAAACGTGACCACCGCAAAATTGGTAAACAGCTTGATTTATATCATATGCAAGAAGAAGCGCCTGGTATGGCTTTCTGGCATAATGATGGCTGGACTATTTTCCGTGAGTTAGAAACATTTGTACGTTGTAAATTAAAAGAATATGATTACCAAGAAGTAAAAGGTCCATTTATGATGGATCGTGTTCTTTGGGAAAAAACAGGTCACTGGGAAAACTACAAAGAAAACATGTTCACAACATCTTCAGAGAACCGTGAATATTGTATCAAACCAATGAACTGCCCAGGTCACGTACAAATCTTCAAACAAGGTTTACGTTCTTACCGTGATTTGCCATTACGAATGGCTGAATTCGGTAGTTGTCATCGTAATGAACCATCAGGTGCATTGCATGGTTTAATGCGTGTTCGTGGCTTTACACAAGATGATGCGCATATCTTCTGTACTGAAGAACAGATTTTAAGTGAAGTAAATGACTGCATCAAATTGATTTATGATGTATATTCTACTTTTGGATTTGAAAAAATCGTTGTTAAGCTGTCTACTCGCCCAGAAAAACGTATCGGTGAAGATGCATTATGGGATGTTGCTGAAGCAGACTTAGCAAAAGCCTTAACTGATAACAATATTGAATTTGAATATCAGCCAGGCGAAGGGGCGTTTTATGGTCCTAAAATAGAATTTACACTTTACGATTGTTTAGATCGTGCATGGCAGTGTGGTACAGTACAATTAGACTTCTCACTACCAGGTCGTTTAGGCGCATCTTATGTCGCCGAAAACAACGAGCGTAAAGTACCTGTTATGTTACACCGAGCAGTGCTGGGATCCTTAGAACGTTTTATTGGTATTCTGACAGAAGAATACGCAGGATTCTTCCCAACTTGGTTAGCACCACAGCAGGTTGTCGTGATGAATATCACGGATGGACAGGCTGATTATGTACAAAAACTCGTCAAAGAATTGCAAGATGCCGGAATTCGTGCAAAAGCAGACTTGAGAAATGAGAAGATTGGCTTTAAAATTCGTGAACATACTTTACGTCGTGTTCCGTACATGCTTGTCTGTGGAGATAAAGAAGTTGAATCAGGCAAAGTGGCGGTTCGTACTCGTCGAGGAAAAGACCTTGGCAGTATCGACGTTAACGAATTTAAAGAAAAGCTTCTGCAAGAAATTAGAAGCAGAAGTCTTCATCAGTTGGAGGAATAA